Below is a window of Streptomyces sp. ITFR-16 DNA.
TGCCGAGACCGCCAGGGCGCTGCTGCGGCTCGGCGCGCCCGCCTCGGCGCTGCGCGCGGCCACCGCCCTGCGGGCCGCCGCGCTGCTGCTGGTCTTCGCCCCGCTCACCTGGGCGATCGCCGAACTGGCCGCGCTGCCGCTGACCCCGTGACCGGCGGCCGGCCGGGGGCGCTCCCCCGGCCGGCTGCCGGTCACGAGTCATGAGTCATGAGCCATGAGTCAGAAGAGGGCGGGCAGGACGACGCTCTCCGCCGGGTCGAAGGTGACCCCGACCCTCGCTCCCTCGTCGGGCGTGCCGCGCAGCGAGCACTCGGCGTCCAGGACCGGCCCGTGCTCGGGGTGCAGCTTCACGGCGACATGGGTGCCCCGGAAGGTGCGCGCGCCCACGGTGCAGCGCAGCCCGTCCTGCGGGGAACCGATCCGTACCCCTGCCGGGCGTACCAGCAGATCGCACGCCCCCTGCGCGGAACCGGCCGGGACCGGCACCTTGCCCCAGTCCGTGTCCGCCGCCTCCCCGGTGACGGTCGCCTCCACCACGTTGTCGAAGCCCAGGAAGCGGGCGACGAAGGCGGAGGCGGGGCGCTGCCAGACCTCCAGCGGGGTGCCCACCTGGGCGATGCGTCCGTCGCGCATCACGACGACCCGGTCGGCCAGTGCGAAGGCCTCGCCCTGGTCGTGGGTGACGGCGAGCACGGTCGTGCCCAGCCGGCCGAAGAGCGTGCGCAGTTCGACGACGAGCCGTTCGCGCAGGCTGCGGTCGAGCTGGCCGAGCGGTTCGTCCAGCATCAGCAGCCGGGGGCTCGGGGCGAGCGCGCGGGCGAGGGCGACGCGCTGCTGCTCCCCGCCGGAGAGCGCGGCGACGGCACGCCGTCCGGCGCCGGGCAGGCCCACCAGATCGAGGAGTTCGGCGACCCTGCGGTCCTGCTCGGCGCGGTTCACGCCGTGCATCCGCAGCCCGAAGGCGACGTTGGCGCCGACGTCCCGGTGCGGGAAGAGCTGGTGGTCCTGGAACATCAGGCCGAGCCCGCGCCGGTGCACGGGCACCCCGGCCTGGTCCGCGCCGTCGAGCAGCACCCGGCCGCCGTCCGCCTCCTGGAGTCCGGCCACCACCCGCAGCAGGGTGGACTTCCCGCTGCCGCTCGGCCCGAGGACACAGACGATCTCGTGGTCGGCGACCTCCAGGTCCACCCGGTCCAGCGCCGCCCGCTCGCCGAAGCGGACGGTGGCCGATTCGAGTGTCAGCATCTCTAGAACTCCCCGGATCGGTCCGTGCGGATACGTTCGAGCAGCAGCAGCGACACCGCGCACACCAGCATCAGAATGGTGCTGAGGGCCATCGCCTGGCCGTAGTTGAGCTCCCCGGACCGCCCCAGCAGCCGGGCGACGGCCACCGGAAGCGTCGGGTTGTCGGGCCGCGCGATGAAGACGGTGGCCCCGAACTCCCCGAGCGACACGGCGAACGCGAACCCGGCGGCGACCAGCAGCGCCCGGCGCACCAGTGGCAGGTCCACCTCGCGCCAGGCCCGCAGCGGTGAGGCGCCGAGCACCGCCGCCGCCTCGCGCAGCCGCCCGTCCACCGCCCTGAGGACCGGCAGCATGGTCCGTACGACGAAGGGCACCCCGACCAGGGCCTGGGCGAGCGGCACCAGGATCCAGGAGGTCCGCAGGTCGAGCGGGGGCTTGTCCAGGGTGATCAGGAAGCCGAAGCCGACGGTGACGGCGGAGACCCCGAGCGGCAGCATCAAGAGCGCGTCGAAGCCCCGGACGAGCCGTCCCGCCCGCCGGGTCAGGGCGGCGGCTGCCAGTCCCCCGACGACCAGCGCGATGAGGGTCGCGACCAGGGCGTAGCGCAGCGAGTTCCCGATGGCTTCGATGGGCGCGACCAGGAACGTACCGCTGTTCGCGTCCGCCGACGCCAGCGCGCGGTAGTACGCGAGGCCATGGCCGCCGGAGACGTCGAGCGAGCGTTCCACCAGGACGGCGAGCGGCAGCAGGATCAGGACCAGCACGGTCAGCAGGACACCGGCGAGCAGCGCCCACTGGCCCGGACCGCGCGGTCTGCGGGCCGTCTGCGCCGGGTCGACCAGTTTCAGCGCGCTCTCCCTGCGCCGCACGGTCCACGCATGCACGGCGAGGACGGCGCCGACCGCGAGGAACTGCACGAGCGTCAGCACGGCGGCCGTGGGCAGGGCGAGCAGCTGGGCGGTCTGCCGGTAGATCTCCACCTCAAGCGTGGAGTAGCCGGGGCCACCGAGGATCTGAACGACGCCGAAGGAGGTGAAGGTGAACAGGAAGACCATCAGCGCGGCGGCGGCCACGGCCGGGCCGAGCGCGGGCAGGGTGACGCGCCGCCAGGCGGCGAACCGTCCGGCCCCCAGGACCCGCGCGGCCTCCTCCTGGCGCGGGTCGAGCTGCGACCAGAGCCCGCCGACGGTGCGGACGACGACCGCGTAGTTGAAGAACACATGGGCGAGCAGGATCGCCCACACCGTGGTGTCCAGCCGGACGCCCCACAGCTCGTCGAGGAAGCCGCCGCGCCCCAGCAGGGCGAGGAAGGCCGTGCCGACGACGACGGTCGGCAGCACGAACGGCACCGTGACGACGGCCCGCAGCAGCTGTTTGCCGGGGAAGTCGAACCGGGCGAAGACATACGCGCCCGGCAGGGCGATCAGGAGGGTCAGCGCGGTCGAGGCGAGCGCCTGCCAGAGAGTGAACCAGAGGACGTCGCGGATGTCCGGCCGGGCCAGCACCTCGCCGAACCGGCCGAACTGCCAGACCCCGTCCGCCTTGAGGCCGCGTCCGACGATCGCGGCGACGGGATAGGCGAAGAACAGCGCGAAGAACGCGACGGGCACGGCCATCAGGCCGAGCCGCACCGCGCTCCCGCGCCGGGCCCGGGCGCGTGCGGACCTCCCGCGCGCGCCCGGTCCGCGTACGGGTGTCTTCGCTACTTCACTACGAGCGAGGACCATGACTGGACCCACTGCTCACGGTTCTTGGCGATGGTGTCCGGGGCGACGGTCGCCGGCTTCTCGGCGGTGGCACCGAACTTCGTGAAGAGCGCGGGCACCTTCGCATCCTTCGCGACCGGGCTGACGAACATGTTGAGCGGCATGTCCTCCTGGAACTTCTTGCTGATCAGGAAGTCCAGCAGGGCCTTGCCGCCCGCCTCGTTCCTCGCGCCGTCCAGCAGCCCGGCGAACTCGATCTGGCGGAAGCACGTGCCGGTGGCGACGCCGGTCGGGGCGGTCTTCGGCTGCGGATCCGCGTACAGCACCTCGACGGGCGGGCTGGAGGCGTAGCTGACGACGAGCGGCCGGTCGGCCTTGGCCTTCCTGCCTCCGGCGGAGCCGGAGAACTCCTCGTTGTACGCCTGCTCCCAGCCGTCGACGACCTTGACGCCGTTGTCCTTGAGCTTCTTCCAGTAGCCCTGGTAGCCGTCCTCGCCGAACGTGGCGACCGTGCCGAGGAGGAAGCCGAGGCCGGGCGAGGAGGTCGCGGCGTTCTCGGTGACCAGCAGGTCCTTGTACGCGGGCTTCGCCAGGTCGGCGAAGGTCCGCGGCGGCGCGAGCTTCTTGTCGGCGAAGTACTTCTTGTCGTAGTTGACGCAGATGTCGCCGGTGTCGACCGGGGTGACCCGGTGCTTGTCCGCGTCCAGCTGGACGTCGGCCGCGACCCTGTCGATGCCCTTGGCCTCGTACGGCGTGAACAGGCCGTTGTCGAGGGCGCGGGAGAGCAGGGTGTTGTCGACGCCGAAGAACACGTCGCCGCGCGGCGAGCCCTTGGTCAGGATCTCCTGGTTGAGGGCGGCGCCGGCGTCACCGCTCTTCAGCACCTTGACGGTGTAGCCGGTCTCGCGGGTGAACTCCTTCAGCACGCCCTTGGAGGCGTTGAAGGAGTCGTGGCTGACGAGCGTGACGGTCTTGGAGCCGGTGCCGTTGGTGCCGCCGGTACCGGAGGCCTTGTCGTCGGAGCTTCCGCAGCCGGCCAGCGCGGTCGCGCCGAGCGCGGCGGCGAGGGCCGTCACCGCGATCTTCTGGGTGGTGCTCATGTGATTCCTCCTGGAGTGACCAGGAAGAGACGCGGCCCTGCCCGCGCCGGTGGAAACCGGAAGCGGGCAGGGCGCAACAGCTTGAGTAAGGTCCGAACTTCCTACCCGGAATGACCCGGGCGAGGTTCAGAGGGTCTGCGGCCAACCTGTCCTTGGTGCCGCACTCTCAGCGCTGTGGCGCTCCCCTGTCGGAATATGAAGTTGATTTCGGCCCCAGGCTACACGGCCCCCGTGGGCCTCAGCGCTCGGATGCCGCCAGCTGTCCGCAGGCCCCGTCGATCTCCTGGCCGCGGGTGTCCCGGACGGTGACGGGCACGCCGTGGGCGGCGATGGCCTCGACGAACGCCTTCTCGTCCTCGGGCCGGGAGGCGGTCCACTTCGAGCCCGGGGTCGGGTTCAGCGGGATCAGGTTGACGTGGACGCGCTTGCCCTTGAGGAGGCGGCCGAGCCGGTCGCCCCGCCACGCCTGGTCGTTGATGTCGCGGATCAGGGCGTACTCGATGGAGATGCGGCGGCCGGACTTCTCCGCGTACTCCCACGCGGCGTCCAGGACCTCGTTGACGTTCCACCGGGTGTTGACCGGGACGAGGGTGTCGCGCAGCTCGTCGTCCGGGGCGTGCAGCGAGACGGCGAGACGGCACTTGAAGCCCTCGTCGGCGAACCGGAGCATCGCGGGGACGAGGCCGACGGTGGAGACGGTGATCCCGCGCTGCGAGAGCCCCAGGCCGTCGGGCTCGGGGTCGGTCAGCCGGCGGATCGCGCCGACCACGCGGTTGTAGTTGGCCAGCGGCTCGCCCATGCCCATGAAGACGATGTTGGAGAGCCGGGCCGGACCGCCCGGGACCTCGCCGTCGCGCAGCGCCCGCATGCCGTCCACGATCTGGTGGACGATCTCGGCGGTGGACAGGTTGCGGTCGAGACCGGCCTGTCCGGTGGCGCAGAACGGGCAGTTCATCCCGCAGCCGGCCTGCGAGGAGATGCACATCGTGACGCGCTCGGGATAGCGCATCAGGACGGACTCGACCAGCGTCCCGTCGTGCAGCTTCCACAGCGTCTTGCGGGTGGTGTCGTCGTCGCAGCTGATGTGCCGGACCACCGACATCAGGTCGGGGAACATCGCCTCGGCGAGCTTGTCCCGCGATCCGGCCGGGATGTTGGTCCACTCCGCCGGGTCGTGCGCGTACCGCGCGAAGTAGTGCTGCGAGAGCTGCTGGGCGCGGAAGGGCTTCTCGCCGATCGCGGCGACGGCCTCCCTGCGCTCGGCGGGCGTGAGGTCGGCGAGATGCCGCGGCGGCTTCTTGGCTCCGCGGGGCGCGACGAAAGTGAGTTCTCCGGGCTTAGGCATGGTTCTTCCAGTGTCGCAGACACGCGGAGGTGCCCCTGCCCCTCGTCGGCCGGGGCCCTCGCGGTACCGCTGCGCGGGCCCCGACGGGGTATCCGGAGAGACAGGGACAGCCCGCCGACTTCGCAGGAGGTATCCGTCGTGCACACCGTGAAGCACTGGTTCAACCACAGCCTGGCCGCGCAGGCCCTCGTGCTCTTCGTCCTGGGGCTGGGCCTCGGTGCCGTGTTCCGCCGGGACGATCATCCGGCGTTATGGGCGGTGCAGAGCCTGCTCTGCACCGCCGTGGTCATCGGCATCCTGGCGTACCAGCGGCGCAGGACCAGCCGGGCGACCGGGGCGCGGCCGAGTGCGGTCGTCGACCTCAACCGCAGGATCCGCCGCCGTGAGGTGCCCCGGGACCCCGAGGAGCGCGCGATGATGCGGCGGCTGGTCGACGAGCAGCTCGGGAAGATGGAGCGGGGCGGCCGGTGGCTGCCGTACTGGCTGGGCCTGGTCGCCGTCGGCATGCTCGTCCTCGGTGCCACCACCGGCTCGCCGGCCTTCCCCGTGGTCTTCGCCGTCGGGGTGGTCGTGTTCTGCACCTGGATCCTGTGGATGCGCCGCCGGGCCATGGAGATGCACCACCACATGCGCTCGGCCCTGCGCGAGCGCGGCTGACACCGGAGAAACACGCGTGAGGGCCCCCGTCCGCGGACGGGGGCCCTCACGCGTTGCCGTGCCGGCAAATGCTCAGCCGGAGCCGACGAAGACGACCAGCAGCAGCCAGACCACCGGCGCGGTCGGCAGCAGGGAGTCCAGCCGGTCCATGATCCCGCCGTGGCCGGGCAGCAGCGTGCCCATGTCCTTGATCCCGAGGTCCCGCTTGATCATGGACTCGCCCAGGTCGCCGAGGGTGGCGCTGGCGGCGACGGCGAGGCCGAGCAGCAGCCCCTGCCACCAGGAACCGTCGTCGATCAGGAACTGCATGCACAGCGCGCCGGCCACCATCGCGAAGGCCACGGCTCCGAACAGGCCCTCCCGGGTCTTCCCGGGGCTGATGCGGGGTGCGAGCTTGTGCTTGCCGAACCGCCAGCCGACGGCGTACGCGCCGGTGTCGCTGACCACGGTCAGCAGCAGGAAGGTCAGGACCCGCTGCGGTCCGTCGTCGGCGGTCAGCATCATCGCGACGAAGGTGGCCAGGA
It encodes the following:
- a CDS encoding thiamine ABC transporter substrate-binding protein, with the translated sequence MSTTQKIAVTALAAALGATALAGCGSSDDKASGTGGTNGTGSKTVTLVSHDSFNASKGVLKEFTRETGYTVKVLKSGDAGAALNQEILTKGSPRGDVFFGVDNTLLSRALDNGLFTPYEAKGIDRVAADVQLDADKHRVTPVDTGDICVNYDKKYFADKKLAPPRTFADLAKPAYKDLLVTENAATSSPGLGFLLGTVATFGEDGYQGYWKKLKDNGVKVVDGWEQAYNEEFSGSAGGRKAKADRPLVVSYASSPPVEVLYADPQPKTAPTGVATGTCFRQIEFAGLLDGARNEAGGKALLDFLISKKFQEDMPLNMFVSPVAKDAKVPALFTKFGATAEKPATVAPDTIAKNREQWVQSWSSLVVK
- a CDS encoding iron ABC transporter permease, whose product is MAVPVAFFALFFAYPVAAIVGRGLKADGVWQFGRFGEVLARPDIRDVLWFTLWQALASTALTLLIALPGAYVFARFDFPGKQLLRAVVTVPFVLPTVVVGTAFLALLGRGGFLDELWGVRLDTTVWAILLAHVFFNYAVVVRTVGGLWSQLDPRQEEAARVLGAGRFAAWRRVTLPALGPAVAAAALMVFLFTFTSFGVVQILGGPGYSTLEVEIYRQTAQLLALPTAAVLTLVQFLAVGAVLAVHAWTVRRRESALKLVDPAQTARRPRGPGQWALLAGVLLTVLVLILLPLAVLVERSLDVSGGHGLAYYRALASADANSGTFLVAPIEAIGNSLRYALVATLIALVVGGLAAAALTRRAGRLVRGFDALLMLPLGVSAVTVGFGFLITLDKPPLDLRTSWILVPLAQALVGVPFVVRTMLPVLRAVDGRLREAAAVLGASPLRAWREVDLPLVRRALLVAAGFAFAVSLGEFGATVFIARPDNPTLPVAVARLLGRSGELNYGQAMALSTILMLVCAVSLLLLERIRTDRSGEF
- the rlmN gene encoding 23S rRNA (adenine(2503)-C(2))-methyltransferase RlmN; amino-acid sequence: MPKPGELTFVAPRGAKKPPRHLADLTPAERREAVAAIGEKPFRAQQLSQHYFARYAHDPAEWTNIPAGSRDKLAEAMFPDLMSVVRHISCDDDTTRKTLWKLHDGTLVESVLMRYPERVTMCISSQAGCGMNCPFCATGQAGLDRNLSTAEIVHQIVDGMRALRDGEVPGGPARLSNIVFMGMGEPLANYNRVVGAIRRLTDPEPDGLGLSQRGITVSTVGLVPAMLRFADEGFKCRLAVSLHAPDDELRDTLVPVNTRWNVNEVLDAAWEYAEKSGRRISIEYALIRDINDQAWRGDRLGRLLKGKRVHVNLIPLNPTPGSKWTASRPEDEKAFVEAIAAHGVPVTVRDTRGQEIDGACGQLAASER
- a CDS encoding ABC transporter ATP-binding protein, with translation MLTLESATVRFGERAALDRVDLEVADHEIVCVLGPSGSGKSTLLRVVAGLQEADGGRVLLDGADQAGVPVHRRGLGLMFQDHQLFPHRDVGANVAFGLRMHGVNRAEQDRRVAELLDLVGLPGAGRRAVAALSGGEQQRVALARALAPSPRLLMLDEPLGQLDRSLRERLVVELRTLFGRLGTTVLAVTHDQGEAFALADRVVVMRDGRIAQVGTPLEVWQRPASAFVARFLGFDNVVEATVTGEAADTDWGKVPVPAGSAQGACDLLVRPAGVRIGSPQDGLRCTVGARTFRGTHVAVKLHPEHGPVLDAECSLRGTPDEGARVGVTFDPAESVVLPALF